Proteins encoded in a region of the Pseudomonas sp. PDNC002 genome:
- a CDS encoding ABC transporter substrate-binding protein, with protein MGNHIDDLTNRLRLGQIDRRTFVKSMFAAGAALSSGLAGQVFAAEQAGTPKRGGHFKLGIATGSTTDSFDPGTYGDNYMQSVGHSVHNYLTEISNTGELVGELAQSWEPSADAKTWTFTLRNGVEFHNGKSLGAEDVVASLNHHRGPDSRSAASSILAPISDIHADGKNRVIVTLDGGNADFPYLVSDYHLPIMPSKDGKVDANSGVGCGAYIRESFDPGVKTVVKRNPNYWKTDRGWFDSVEFLVIADVGARTNALNTGEIHAMNGCDLKTVHLLKRNSRLEVSSIKGGQHYSLPMNVTQAPFTDPNIREALKYAINREALLQTILRGHGEVANDHPINSGYRYFASDIPQRQYDPDKARFHLKQAGLDSLKVDLSAADAAFAGSVDTAVLFKEHAAKAGIDINVVREPNDGYWKNVWMKKAWSMDYWGGKPTEDWAFSLVYGKGAAWNETFWDNARFNELLVGARSELDDAKRRQMYGEMQLLLRDQGGALIPLFANYVDGISTLIGHGRIGNNWDLDGLRAAERWWFA; from the coding sequence ATGGGCAATCACATCGACGACCTCACAAACCGCCTGCGCCTTGGGCAGATCGACCGCCGCACCTTCGTGAAGAGCATGTTCGCCGCCGGCGCGGCCCTGAGCTCAGGCCTGGCGGGCCAGGTGTTCGCCGCCGAGCAGGCCGGCACCCCCAAGCGCGGAGGCCACTTCAAGCTAGGCATTGCAACCGGCTCGACCACTGACTCCTTCGACCCCGGTACCTACGGCGACAACTACATGCAGTCGGTGGGACATTCGGTTCACAACTACCTGACCGAGATCAGCAACACGGGAGAGTTGGTGGGCGAACTGGCGCAGAGCTGGGAGCCTTCGGCCGACGCCAAGACCTGGACCTTCACCTTGCGCAATGGAGTGGAGTTCCACAACGGCAAATCCCTGGGCGCCGAAGACGTCGTGGCCTCGCTCAACCACCATCGCGGGCCCGATTCCCGCTCCGCCGCCAGCAGCATCCTTGCGCCCATCAGCGACATCCACGCGGACGGCAAGAACCGCGTCATCGTTACCCTGGACGGCGGCAACGCCGACTTCCCCTACCTGGTCTCGGACTATCACCTGCCAATCATGCCGTCGAAGGATGGCAAGGTGGACGCGAACTCCGGCGTGGGCTGCGGCGCTTACATCCGCGAGAGCTTCGATCCGGGTGTGAAGACAGTGGTCAAGCGCAACCCCAATTACTGGAAGACCGATCGCGGCTGGTTCGACTCCGTGGAGTTCCTGGTGATCGCCGACGTCGGCGCCCGCACCAATGCGCTGAACACTGGCGAAATCCACGCCATGAACGGTTGCGACCTGAAGACGGTACACCTGCTCAAGCGAAACTCCAGGCTGGAGGTGTCCTCCATCAAGGGAGGGCAGCACTACAGCCTGCCGATGAACGTCACCCAGGCGCCCTTCACCGATCCCAACATCCGCGAGGCACTCAAATACGCCATCAACCGCGAGGCCTTGCTGCAGACCATCCTGCGCGGCCATGGCGAGGTTGCCAACGATCACCCGATCAACTCGGGTTATCGCTATTTCGCCAGTGACATCCCGCAACGCCAGTACGACCCGGACAAGGCCCGCTTCCACCTCAAGCAGGCCGGGCTGGACAGCCTGAAGGTCGATCTCAGCGCCGCCGATGCCGCGTTTGCGGGTTCGGTGGACACAGCCGTGCTGTTCAAGGAGCACGCGGCAAAAGCAGGCATCGACATCAACGTCGTGCGCGAGCCCAACGACGGCTACTGGAAAAACGTCTGGATGAAGAAGGCCTGGAGCATGGATTACTGGGGCGGCAAACCCACCGAGGACTGGGCATTCTCCCTGGTCTACGGCAAGGGCGCGGCGTGGAACGAAACGTTCTGGGACAACGCCCGCTTCAACGAGCTACTGGTGGGTGCCCGCTCCGAACTGGACGACGCCAAGCGCCGGCAGATGTACGGCGAGATGCAGCTCCTGCTGCGTGACCAGGGCGGCGCGTTGATCCCGCTGTTCGCCAACTACGTCGATGGCATCTCCACCCTGATCGGCCACGGCCGCATCGGCAACAACTGGGACCTGGACGGCCTGCGCGCCGCCGAACGCTGGTGGTTCGCCTGA